GGGCAAGCCAAACGTGTTCCTTTGCACACATGGTTCTGCTCCTCCCATCAGACTGAACTGAACAGCCCATATCTACAGGAGACATATAAAGCACACTTAGACCCACAGTTGAGATCTCATGTTGGTAGAATGGAAAGAGGATCAGCTACACAGAAAATGAAGCTGCAGAGAAATTGCAGGCAAGGCTACCTTGTTCACTCCTATTTATACTCTGAGGGCAAGAGCATAACCAACATAACACAAGTATGCAGATCCTATGCCTCTAGAATAGGTCCCAGTGaggtaaatatatttaaaatcgAGCTGTTAGCTGCTTACTCCATCAGTTCAAATCTGTGGTCCTCATTGCTACATCCCTCTTACCTTCTTCTTGCTTGTTTATGGGTCTGGCATAGAGAGCGTTCAGTGGGAATCCTGGCTCTCCGGGGATAGGAAAATTAGTGATTCCTAAtgtatacatttctttttctccttggcCTCTGGAATTACACTGGAGGCAAAAGAAAATGTAAGCAAGTGTGTCCCattgaagagaagaagaaaacaaactacATCAAAATCCACAGGTGGCCAAGATCTCTGATAGGACCCATTACAGTTTCACATTGATGTCCAAGCTTTCACGTTCTCCAGAAATCTTTGTCAGGGTAAGTGataaaaaatacacacatgcacacatctcaAAGTGGGTTGGGGAAGAAACATGAACCCACAAATTTGCCTAGATGTTTCATGCTAAGGGGTCTATGGTTAACTCAATCCTAAAGATGCAGAGTGGAAGCTTGACAAGTCACCAGTAGAGGTACATTTCTCTTGAGCTACTGTCAGTCTTCAATTTCCAGAAATGGAGACCTGTCAACTTGTAACAAGAGTAGATACACGCTGTTTTTCCCTCCAAGAGGGCTTAACAGTACAAAGCTACATAGGTCAACCTAAAGGTAAGTGAAGGGACCCTGGTACAACTGTAACTCTGGGTTCATGGGACTCTTGTCAGGATAGAATACAATAATAGTGACTATGTCTTAAAACATCCTTCTGTTCTACTTTCAAGAGAGAAATTCAGAGAGTGACTAAAAAGGGATACAGCAGGCATTGCAATGTTCAAAAGCACAAACAGTTCATGACTAGGTGAATATTTCTTCTTGGTTCGTATTTTTTAGGGAGGGAACTACTTTCCCACTCACTGGAACCATTATAAGTTGAAAGCACTGTAGAAGAGACAACATTGTACACATTTGTTCAATAGAAAGAAGCCTGCAGAAGTGCTAAGGACTTAGCAATCAACATTTTTACAGTGCTGTGGCAGACTCTGTACagttagaatatatatatatatatatatatatatatatatatatatatatatatatatatatNNNNNNNNNNgtgtgtgtgtgtgtgtgtgtgtgtgtatatatatatatattcgtgtgtgtgtgtgtctttcctaTAGCTCACAATATAACAGATATGTTTGTTATGATTTCCATGCCCAAACTGGTTAGATGTGGAAAAACCTCCACACATTAACATTTTTGGTCTTTTCAAAAAAACACATtattcagtttaaaaaacaagccAACCCTTTGGTCCTGTTACCTTTTGCAGTTTTTTCAAGCATTCGGAAATGTAGAGTGTTACATAGATCAAGGTTCTGTCAGCCTCGttctaaaataaaacagataGATCAAATTGGCTCATGGGAAAACTTAAGATCTCCATCCCCACCTCCAGAATTTATCATAATTGTAAGAACTGTTATCAGTTTATACTCTCCTCCTGCTTTTTGACAACGTTGAGCCCCAATCAAAACCAAGCATGCTCAATGGCCAGAGAAAGTTAACTAACTGTTGGGAAACAATAGAATGGAACAAAGCTTGGTTGTATTacctttttagactacagttctcagaatccctggctgggggactctggaagctgtagtccaaagagagAAATAGCTTACATGGACTTTTTGCCTCATTCAGCAGGGTTCTTCTTCCCATGGGCATCAGCAGAATGCTGTccgttttttattgtttttaagtcaCTTCCATGCCCTTATTTCTATGCTACTAAGAATAAGTTGCCAGCCTTCTGGGATCTTCAGTCACTGCGCACAGCAAGCAGTTTGAAGCACCTTCCCTTCCCCACCCTCCCGCTTACCTTGATTTCGTAATTTTTAAAGAAGACATTGGCTTTGAAGTAACAGATGGCTTCGTCGATGATGTCCATATCCTTTGCTatcaaagaagggaaagaggCACAGTATATTTGCAAGAATGAGAACTATGCTATTTATGTATACTCTTAAAGACATCTGAGAGACCAATGCAAAGTGGGATAAGGGGATGAAATGACCAACTATCAGCCACTTCCCAAGCCCTGCCTACCTAAACTGACCAGGACAACAGGGGATAGAAAGGCTAATTTTCTCATATTAAGTTCCCTCCATCTATTTTAGGGGACCTCTCCCTTTGTTTCCCTTTACGGCAAGGGTAAGGAACCTGTTGCTTCCCAGATATTTTTAGAATGCAAGTCCTGAGTGGCTAGGGCTGCTGGttgttgcagtccaaccacaccTCTACCCTGTCTTTAAAGACTTTATCGGGGGCTTTTCCCACTCACAAATCTAAGCCATGATCTGGAGTGTAGCTGTGGATCACTACCCCTcaataagaattcttccccccACGGCAATAAAACTCTTTCAGTTTAAAACCCAGATTTTAAAGGCGCTATCTGAGATATGAAACCCTGTCTTCCAAACAGGTTCAGCAATTGGAGAGCTCCGTCGAAGTCTGGGATGACTTTGTAAGCATGGagtatttgaaaacatttgaaagaCAGTCAGAAAAGCAGATTGGAGCACTGGAAATCCCTGACAGGGAGAACGTATGCGGGGGGTTTGCACAGAAAGTAGTATGTTCTCTgtcaaacaaaaacaagaacgattttcctgtacagaaaatacaaCTGTCTTCTGTATAGAAAGTGGCATTTTCTGCATAAAGACGCAGGCATTCTTTGTTTGCAGAATAAATCCAAACTaagaatagtcttcaaaaacagcATTGTTGGACAATATTCTCGTAGCAAAGGGGAAAAGTGTACAGTTATTTGTGTAAGATCAAACATAACGAAAATGTACATATCTAGCCATGGAAGCCACTGACCACCCTTACCTGAGGTAGGTCAAACTGAGGGAGAGAATATAGGCTCAATATTGAAACCCCAAGTCCCAGTTCAACACTCTAGCCACTTCACTACACTGCCCCTATATAGACCATTGAACCCTCTTAGTGACTTTGCCATTGGGGGAAAAACAGCTCTGTCCTTCAAGGCACCCTAATATCCCAGtttatttcattctgttttaaataGATTTGAAACTATTTTGAGAAATTGAGTTCGCAAACATTAAAAAGCTACAACAATTgtccagatatatagatatactgGAGGCTACCAGAAAGCTTGAGACTCCTGCAAACTTACTTTCTCTGGGTGCTGGTCCTTTAAACTGACTTTTAATAGGCAGTAAAGCCATATTCCCAATTAGTTTGGTGTCAGAATCCATCAGAGTAGAATGATAGGCCTGTAATGGAGAAGAGAAATGGACGGTAATGATCCACAAACACCCAGCAAGCAATTTCTATCTTTTCTACTTTCCTTGATAAGGTATAGAAACCAAAGCAGGCCCACTACGCATGGCAAGGCTCCCTCAGTGGAGTCCCCTTGACTGGGGCACTCCTTTCTATTCAAGAGTCACTTGTCTCACATACATACTTTTGTCTTTTAGGTACCAAGTTGTACAAGCTTTGGGGAAATaagcattttatttttgtctATTTTTTGTACTGCTTgtactatattttattaaatcTGGACTCCTATGAGGAAG
This genomic interval from Sceloporus undulatus isolate JIND9_A2432 ecotype Alabama chromosome 10, SceUnd_v1.1, whole genome shotgun sequence contains the following:
- the ARPC3 gene encoding actin-related protein 2/3 complex subunit 3, which gives rise to MPAYHSTLMDSDTKLIGNMALLPIKSQFKGPAPRETKDMDIIDEAICYFKANVFFKNYEIKNEADRTLIYVTLYISECLKKLQKCNSRGQGEKEMYTLGITNFPIPGEPGFPLNALYARPINKQEEEVMRAYLQQLRQETGLRLCEKVFDPQSDKPSKWWTCFVKRQFMNKSLSGPGQ